The following nucleotide sequence is from Megalops cyprinoides isolate fMegCyp1 chromosome 6, fMegCyp1.pri, whole genome shotgun sequence.
CATTTTATCTGGGTTCCCCTCGTGTTGGGGACCCTTTCAATTCCAGAGCTGCCATTCATTAAATGCTGAAAATTTTTATAAAACtcaatcatttgttttcaaatttcattcaCTGTAGTCAGTGGCCCAAATCTGCTTTGCAGTGGTTTTGTGTGATCCCACAGATTAAGCTTGTAGTTCTTCCCTGTTTTCTTAGCAAACGGGATGAACTGCACACAGGTGAGCTAAGCTCCCTTCGTCCCCGCTGGGCTCCGGGTTTGCGTCCCGTTGCCAGTGTCCAGGTGTGACTGCTTCCAGCATGGCCCGTGGTGCTGCTTCCATTCATTAGTCTGTGGCAGTAATGCATTGCAAGCAGGCGCTGAAGTGTGAAAGCAGTTTGTAATCCAGACAGCCACCTGCCAAATTCTCAACTGGAGGAATGGAGATTTCATTAACAGATTTGCTTTGAGAGCTGTCGTAGGACATACTGGGAAGGCTCCTGTTAACGCCATGTGACTGATCCTTTTATTGTACGTTAAATTGTGCACATCATGCCCAAGTTGACTGAGGTTTCAGTCACAGGACCTGGTAAACAGTAATTTTTTCCCAAGATGCATTTTGTGCTGTAACTTTCCCCCTTAACCAACATGCAgtcctgttgttgttttgttttcactatcatatgtaatatattatgtACAGTACTTATGTATGTTtcttttcaataaacatttgtttaagGCTTAATGTCATGTCAGTCTGTGTGAATCTGGAGTATACAGTTTTAAATGTTCCCCTTTTTAGAGGTGGAGTCGTTATCTGAACAGCTAGTCTTCTGCTGGGATGAAACTTTTCAtgagctgtttctgtttcatgaaACTGCTCCCTTTCTCCACATGCCCACATTGCTGTTTCTCCAAGAATGCGATTTCTTGATGGGATTGGgctgttttttaatgctgtgcATCATAGGCTAAGGCAGCTTCATCCATTAatgattctgattggttggaacAAAGGCTCCCACAGTAACTAAAATGGAATATAATAAAGAGTGCTTATTTAGTCACTGCACCTGCCCCTTCTGCAACACCCTCTATGATCAGAGTGAACCCGGGCTTAGACAAAGCTCTGCTTGGGTGAACAACCTGTGCACTGTATGCATGAGAAAGTGCCTGtgaacatgtgtttttgtgtatgagaatgcttatgtgtgtgtacgtgtgtttctaaatgagtgtgtgtgagagagagtgcataTTTGTCTGCATGCCAGGAGGTGAAATGGAAAGACTCCATGTCCTCTGTCCCCTAGAGGGCCTGACGTCCCTTTAGCCTGCTTTGCATACCTCCATTATCAGGGAACATTAACgaccccccaccacacacacacacacgttcagaCTCTATTTGGGGCTGGGTGAGATACAAGAAGAATCCAACAGGCTGCTGCTACATCACACCcgcctcctgccccccccccccccccccccccccacccccccaactaACAATGTAGCAGAACAGCCACCCTACAGTGGACCACACTATACAGGTGGATCCAGGCATGGTGGAACTCCTGCTCTCACCCCAGGGATAAGGAAGTATCCCTCATTCTGGAAGTAAGCTCgttctgtgtttgaatgtgtatgATCAGCGGTCTGTTGGGAGtctctttgtgtgtctctgatTTTGTCCCTGCTGAATTTGGATTCtgctgcatgtgtctgtctatgtgtgtgtgtgtttctgtctgtctgtcccaaCTAAACTTTGCCTCATTGCTGTGCCTCTTTCTGTCATTGTGTAGCTTCCTGACACTGAagtgtgtccgtctgtctgtttAGTTGCTCCAATCATGAGGACAATGAGACCATCGGTCGCTCCCCTCAGAGAGCTGTCCGTCCTGGAGGCGAAGGTAGACAGCCTTGAGCGTAAACTGGACCAGTTGCTCTCCAGCAAACAACACTCTGCTTTTCTGCGGCCCGGGGTGTGTGCACAGTGCTGTGCCTGTAGTCTGCACGCTCGCCAGCAGGAGGCTCTGGTCAACATTCTGTCTGCCCAGGCCCGGCAACTGGAGTCCTTAGAGAAGCTGGTTCTGGATATCCATGGGGCACAGAAGTGCACCTCACCCAACCGTGAGGCCGAGGCCACCCCCGAGAAGGTGCAACCCTGCAGGACCCTTCCAACTCCGCCCAGCCATGAGGCTGGGGCCAGCCCCGAGAAGGTTCAACCCTGCAGGACCCCTCCGACTCCGCCCAGCCATGAGGCTGGGGCCAGCCCCGAGAAGGTTCAGCCCTGCAGGACCCCTCCGACTCCGCCCAGCCATGAGGCTGGGGCCAGCCCCGAAAAGGTTCAACACTGCAGGACCCCTCCGACTCCGCCCAGCCGTGAGGCAGGACCCCCTGTTAGAGAGCCCTTCACAGATGCAAAGGTACCAGAGTTGCCCCTGTTAATGTGTGTTTCCTCTTATTCCTATAATAAAATATAGAGAGCCACCCTATCCATCCATTTTCCAAAATTTAAACTTTTTAGCTACCTGCAAGTTTTCAGTGGGGCATATTGGATCAGCTCAGCTGTACTGTGTACAGACAGTCACTTCTGGTCATGATCAGAATCAGACTTATCAGACTGAAGACTATATATAGACACATATATGGGTGTGAGGTTTTTACTCAGATAACTGTTAATGTATGAATCTGCTCTGTTCTCATTCTCTACCTGATGCTCAGAAGGACGTCCCCCAGCCAGGAGTGAAAAGAAACCAGGCCTTAAAGCAACAGAACATGTTTGTGGCTCTCCAGAAAGGTGGttagtacatttaaaaatacaataagcAGCTCATGTATCTGAGTGTTACTTTTAGATCCTAGACACATTGTTATCATTTCAATGGTGTCTAGTTCCGAGGTCACAttcaccaacaaaaaaaaatcattcatcaaATAAAACACTCACCAAACACATTAAGCaaacaacacattcaaaaagaaagaaacagaagaatgCATTCATCCCAGATAATGTTGGACCAAATGACATTCACCAGAGCACTCAAAAGTcttacagtgccagtcaaaagtttggacaaaccTGCTtaggataatgggaaacatgcattcaaagacatttttatctaaaggcttatatttaaatgcttgaaatttgtttcttagacaaatacaaatagtgaagttgatgcctatgtatgaatttctttctagaaaatttttaatattaaaaaatattttttggctattttgaaggatctaaaaaacttttttttagacTTTTTGGTCATggcataattccatttgtgttatttcatagctttgatgtctttactattctaaaatgtggaaaatagtaaaagtagaagaaagaaaagcgtgtccaaatttttgactaGTTCTGTACATGTCTCCTGTGGTTTATGATCGAAGGACAACCAGGGCTGTCCTGCTCTTATGTCCTCTACCCTAGTCTAGGTGACCTGGATATCCTGCTCTGCTCCATTTACTCTGAGGTGAACTGAGGCGCTGCAGGTCACTGAGTCCACAGAGTGATGATGGTGTTGCGTTGTATGCAGGTGCACCCGCCCAGGTAAAAGAGGAAGCCAAGAAGGTCAAAGATGGAGCTCAAAGAGTATGTAAAGCACTCAGCCCACCTCTGGACGGAGGATTGGCACCCAAAAACAGCACAGCGGCTCTCCCCCCTTCATTAGCTGCACTGCTACCAAGCCCCAAAGTGCCACCACAACCAGCAGACCCCTCCAAACCAGGGCCATCTGAGGATCAGCCTCCCCAGCTGAAGATTGATGGGATAGCGGTGCTGAAAAAAGATCCAGAGAAAATTGTGTCTGACATTAACAAGGATGGGGTTGGAGACCAGCAGCTAAGGATGGACAAACTGGAGGTCGGAGCTTGCCTATCAGTGAAATTCCCGGTACAATTCCATACAGAGGAGACCAGATCGGCCGCTTCTGTGACAGATCTGCCCCCCGACCCCAAGTGCTCGCCACCAGCTACATTGGCGACGACAATCCCtacaaaaggagaaaaaacagcGCCAAATGTCGGACAGGGCGCGTTATTTGGGTTGACAGTTCCCATGGCAACTACAGACAGCCCCATCCTCAGACATGTCCACAGCTGTCCTGACTCCTTGCAAAGGTAAAGTATGATAGCATGGCCGCACCATGTCTCTCAGTCCTACTGGTTCAGATGATGGCCAGAGCGTAGTCTGTTAATCAGAAGGCAGCTAGGGGATTTATTCATCAGTGAAAATGCCAGTTGCTTTTTCTACATAAACACCTCTTTTGTCACCAAgccaaaaaaaactgcataaacCATGTGCACACTGAAATTTTAGGCTGCATGACAGCGTGACAATAATGGTCTGAGAGATAATGTCCTCTACAGCTGATTTCCTCTACTCTGAAACTAAGCTGAGAGcctaaaatatatatgtatacagtgaCACATTTCTTATTACAGCAAAATATTGTTACAGTCACCCAGATTAGTTAAATATCAGTAAATCTGTGGTAGTCCTGAAAACCGTCCTTCCTCCTTTAACCCCTAATTTGATATATTCCAAGGTCATGtctgaaaagaaacaataacacaacaattCTGGAGGTGGACTGAATTAATCTGCTGTGAAGACTGCTGGAAGCAGAATTTAAGTGGAGAGCTGTGTCCTAATCATTTCTGGCTGTTATTCACTAGAGATCTTAAATCAAgaggtttgcaggtttgaatcttgAGATAGGCACTCCTCTTGTTCCCTCAAGCAAGACACATGTAAGTAAGAGCAGAATTTGGCTCTGATGTTTTTGTAGACCTCTGACCATTGTGTTTTTAACTCAGTGAAATCTTCCCTCACTAGGATACAGGGTTCAGGAGGCAGCGTCCCGCCAATCAAACCTCCGGACAGTGTGGCGCCTCCTCTGGTGAAGGCGTGCGATGCTGCCACAGGGCCTACA
It contains:
- the mylk2 gene encoding myosin light chain kinase 2, skeletal/cardiac muscle, which gives rise to MRTMRPSVAPLRELSVLEAKVDSLERKLDQLLSSKQHSAFLRPGVCAQCCACSLHARQQEALVNILSAQARQLESLEKLVLDIHGAQKCTSPNREAEATPEKVQPCRTLPTPPSHEAGASPEKVQPCRTPPTPPSHEAGASPEKVQPCRTPPTPPSHEAGASPEKVQHCRTPPTPPSREAGPPVREPFTDAKKDVPQPGVKRNQALKQQNMFVALQKGGAPAQVKEEAKKVKDGAQRVCKALSPPLDGGLAPKNSTAALPPSLAALLPSPKVPPQPADPSKPGPSEDQPPQLKIDGIAVLKKDPEKIVSDINKDGVGDQQLRMDKLEVGACLSVKFPVQFHTEETRSAASVTDLPPDPKCSPPATLATTIPTKGEKTAPNVGQGALFGLTVPMATTDSPILRHVHSCPDSLQRIQGSGGSVPPIKPPDSVAPPLVKACDAATGPTVMPVHCSVAAGIQIRVSPAPTSTAAPGTPKTTPNTCQKIIDDDPPRPAPFPHRVVSLRPSQPCEPYSINTKEVLGGGRFGTVHTCMEKTSGLKLAAKIITARNAKERVSDMALNEIQVMNQLSHPNIIQLYDAFVSKNQVFLILEFVEGGELFERIVDESAPLTELDAMIFVKQICQGIQYMHQMYVLHLDLKPENILCVNRSGYQVKIIDFGLARRYKPRDKLRVSFGTPEFLAPEIVNFDFVSFPTDMWTLGVVTYMLLSGLSPFMGDDDSQTLNNVVAVNWYFDEEAFEHVSPEAKDFISNLLIRERSGRLSATQCLKHPWLNSAEDKAKRSNILLKSQLQLRKYMAKRLWKKNYIAIAAANRFKKISSCGSLTSLGI